Proteins from one Flammeovirgaceae bacterium genomic window:
- a CDS encoding mechanosensitive ion channel: MEALQNLLDYKLFETEGHRFTIGTIVLVVAIYIATRLVLFGLKRLLNRIFEKRGIDRGRRFAMIKLVQYFVWSLAIVFILQAATFKVTLLLAGSAALLVGLGLGLQQIFQDLVSGIFILVEGTIQRDDVVEIDGLVGKILTLNLRTSTVLTRDGIMLIVPNHKFIVDNIINWSHSATPTRFKVSVGVAYGSDVDKVTDILMECVLAQEVVIKDKENNKYPFVRFVDFGDSALLFEVYFWSQDIFPIENAKSKIRYLIDKRFREEGVTIPFPQRDLHLVSGAFQKK; encoded by the coding sequence ATGGAGGCATTGCAAAACTTGTTGGATTATAAATTGTTTGAGACCGAGGGCCACCGGTTTACCATAGGCACCATTGTATTGGTGGTGGCCATTTATATCGCCACCCGCCTGGTCCTGTTCGGCCTGAAACGCCTCCTTAACAGGATTTTTGAAAAACGCGGGATTGACCGGGGCAGGAGGTTCGCCATGATCAAACTGGTGCAATATTTTGTGTGGTCGCTTGCCATTGTGTTCATACTTCAGGCGGCAACTTTTAAGGTCACCCTTTTGCTGGCAGGGTCCGCGGCCCTTTTGGTCGGGCTTGGCCTGGGGTTGCAACAAATATTCCAGGACCTGGTCTCCGGGATATTTATCCTGGTGGAAGGCACCATCCAAAGGGACGATGTAGTGGAGATTGATGGGCTTGTAGGAAAAATACTGACCCTCAACCTGCGCACGTCCACCGTATTGACCCGCGATGGTATTATGTTGATTGTGCCCAACCATAAATTTATCGTGGACAACATTATCAACTGGAGCCACAGCGCCACCCCTACACGGTTTAAGGTCAGTGTCGGGGTGGCTTACGGCAGTGATGTGGACAAGGTAACAGACATTCTGATGGAGTGCGTGCTGGCCCAGGAGGTGGTGATAAAGGACAAGGAAAACAACAAATATCCCTTCGTGCGTTTTGTTGACTTTGGTGACAGTGCATTGTTGTTTGAGGTGTATTTTTGGAGCCAGGATATTTTCCCCATTGAGAACGCGAAAAGCAAAATACGATATCTTATTGACAAGCGTTTCAGGGAGGAGGGGGTTACCATACCTTTTCCTCAACGGGACCTCCACCTGGTTTCTGGGGCATTTCAAAAAAAATAA
- a CDS encoding winged helix-turn-helix transcriptional regulator codes for MELRRDVFQAIADPTRRMIITLVAAQAMTPGAIAANFNSSRQTISKHIQILTECELLAQEQEGREIYYHLNPKKIKEIADFIGPFRKTWDKRFNKLEAIMKKHKP; via the coding sequence ATGGAACTTAGAAGGGACGTATTTCAGGCCATTGCCGACCCCACCCGCAGGATGATCATTACCCTGGTGGCCGCACAGGCCATGACGCCCGGTGCGATAGCCGCCAATTTCAATTCCTCCAGGCAAACCATCTCAAAACATATTCAAATCCTGACCGAATGCGAACTGCTGGCCCAGGAACAGGAAGGCAGGGAAATATACTACCACCTCAATCCCAAAAAAATAAAGGAAATAGCAGACTTTATCGGACCGTTCCGGAAAACGTGGGACAAGCGGTTCAACAAACTGGAAGCCATCATGAAAAAGCACAAACCATAA
- a CDS encoding transporter, translating into MSFAGYGQYNETIRTGRPGQSIGPFTVGKGILQVQTGMDVFKSNWGPGMESNGYLNNTVVRYGIAERWEVSALADYRVESMKENGLKVDLNGLAAFDVGGRYHIYTGKGLVPSLGFQLRFRLPVLSANYEIDKVAPRFTLITSQQISDTFTFVTNWGGSWNGINSTGTGFYTLNLSFPISGKWGGFIENYGSLTSGNFDSRFDTGLSYLVTNDLQLDVLGGAGSNDGVKDCFLSIGLSWRTRR; encoded by the coding sequence TTGTCTTTTGCAGGTTATGGCCAATACAACGAAACCATACGAACAGGCCGCCCCGGGCAGTCCATTGGCCCCTTTACCGTGGGGAAGGGCATTCTCCAGGTCCAGACAGGCATGGACGTATTTAAATCCAATTGGGGGCCGGGTATGGAAAGCAACGGATACCTCAACAATACGGTTGTTCGGTATGGGATAGCCGAAAGGTGGGAGGTCAGTGCCCTGGCCGACTATAGGGTAGAGAGCATGAAAGAAAATGGCCTGAAAGTGGACCTGAACGGGTTGGCCGCGTTTGACGTAGGCGGGAGGTACCACATCTATACAGGCAAAGGGTTGGTCCCCAGTCTTGGGTTTCAACTTAGGTTCAGGCTGCCTGTGCTTTCAGCGAATTATGAAATTGATAAAGTGGCGCCCCGTTTTACCCTTATCACCAGCCAGCAAATTTCCGACACCTTTACTTTCGTGACCAACTGGGGAGGAAGCTGGAATGGCATCAACTCCACGGGCACAGGTTTTTATACCTTGAACCTCTCTTTCCCAATTTCAGGCAAGTGGGGTGGGTTTATCGAAAATTACGGGTCCCTCACAAGTGGGAATTTCGATTCCCGGTTTGATACCGGGCTGTCCTACCTGGTCACAAACGACCTTCAACTCGATGTGCTGGGAGGGGCGGGCAGCAATGATGGAGTGAAGGATTGTTTTCTTAGCATTGGACTGTCCTGGAGGACCAGGCGTTGA
- a CDS encoding SRPBCC domain-containing protein has protein sequence MEMKTKIAAEEGKQEILITRVFDLPVGQLFRAYVEPGLLEQWMGTKVLKLENKNHGSYRFETTGPKGNKHGFNGTIHGFEANRKITRTFEMENPSFPVQLEFLEFEPMGSASSKLTMQMVFKSVAIRDQMLKLPFAQGINMAHNRLQETMDKLK, from the coding sequence ATGGAAATGAAAACGAAAATTGCCGCGGAAGAAGGCAAGCAGGAAATATTGATCACCCGGGTGTTTGACCTGCCGGTGGGGCAGCTCTTCCGGGCGTATGTAGAGCCCGGTTTGTTGGAACAATGGATGGGCACAAAAGTGCTGAAACTTGAAAACAAAAACCACGGAAGCTACCGGTTTGAAACCACCGGCCCAAAAGGGAACAAGCATGGTTTTAATGGCACCATCCACGGGTTTGAGGCCAACCGGAAAATAACGCGGACGTTTGAAATGGAAAACCCTTCTTTTCCGGTGCAGTTGGAGTTCCTGGAGTTTGAGCCCATGGGCAGCGCCTCCAGCAAGCTCACCATGCAGATGGTATTCAAATCGGTGGCCATTCGGGACCAAATGCTAAAGCTGCCTTTTGCCCAAGGCATCAATATGGCCCATAACCGGTTGCAGGAAACAATGGACAAACTAAAATAG
- a CDS encoding mechanosensitive ion channel has translation MNRILSLIVGCVFAVSGYGQNADSVALSKGGLPVIFKKDTLFYVYSKIGPYKPADRVNTITRRLNSFMDDPGFDPDSLFVLDSDMSTDIWWRDRVLFSVTDLDAKAENLNRKKLAERNLSVTRAVLNQTLKSSSIKRILLQAGLTLLELLIIYFLIKYVNKLFAWTRKWLINARGKVLKGIKFKGYEFLDTEAELKAALILNNILRWLVIAVVLYLALPLLFSIFPWTRGWAETLFGYVFNPLKSVVLAVFNFIPNLFTIAVIYFVTRYAIKFIEYMAGEVEKGSLVISGFYPDWARPTLSIVKVLMYAFMFVAIFPYLPGSNSDIFKGVSVFLGILVSLGSSSAISNMVAGLVITYMRPFKIGDRIKIGEITGTVLEKSMLVTRLRTIKNEEITIPNATVLSGHTVNYTTSAKELGLILHTGVTIGYDVPWQKVHDLLIKSAEAAEGVLKGENKKPFVLQTSLDDFYVAYQLNAYTDQPENMAAIYSNLHQQIQDKFAEAGVEIMSPHYGAIRDGNAVNLPSEYLPKDYKAPSFNVSGLGDRKNEKT, from the coding sequence ATGAATAGGATACTATCGTTGATTGTCGGATGTGTTTTTGCCGTTTCCGGTTATGGCCAGAACGCGGATTCCGTTGCCCTAAGCAAGGGCGGCCTTCCCGTAATTTTTAAGAAAGACACCTTGTTTTATGTCTACTCCAAAATTGGGCCCTACAAGCCGGCCGACAGGGTGAACACCATAACCAGGCGCCTGAATTCCTTCATGGACGACCCCGGGTTTGACCCGGATAGCTTGTTTGTGCTGGACAGCGATATGAGCACCGACATCTGGTGGAGGGACCGTGTGCTTTTTAGCGTGACCGACCTGGATGCCAAAGCGGAAAACCTCAACCGGAAGAAACTGGCGGAAAGGAACCTGTCGGTAACCCGTGCCGTCCTTAATCAAACGCTGAAATCGAGCAGCATCAAACGGATATTGCTGCAGGCGGGGCTCACCCTGCTGGAGTTGCTGATCATTTACTTCCTGATCAAATACGTCAACAAACTTTTTGCCTGGACCCGTAAGTGGCTGATCAATGCACGCGGAAAGGTACTTAAAGGAATAAAGTTCAAAGGATATGAATTTTTGGACACCGAAGCCGAACTGAAAGCGGCCTTGATCCTTAACAATATATTGAGATGGCTGGTTATTGCGGTAGTGCTTTATTTGGCCCTGCCGTTGCTGTTTAGCATTTTCCCCTGGACGAGGGGTTGGGCGGAAACGCTTTTTGGGTATGTGTTCAACCCGTTGAAAAGCGTTGTCCTGGCCGTGTTCAATTTTATACCCAACCTTTTCACTATTGCGGTTATCTATTTTGTTACCCGCTATGCGATAAAATTCATCGAATATATGGCAGGGGAGGTAGAGAAGGGCTCATTGGTAATTAGCGGTTTTTACCCCGATTGGGCAAGGCCTACCCTCAGTATTGTAAAAGTGCTGATGTATGCTTTTATGTTTGTGGCTATTTTTCCTTACCTGCCAGGCTCCAACTCCGATATTTTTAAAGGCGTAAGCGTTTTCCTGGGTATCCTGGTTTCCCTTGGTTCGTCTTCGGCCATATCCAATATGGTGGCAGGCCTGGTCATTACCTACATGCGGCCGTTTAAAATTGGCGATAGGATCAAGATAGGGGAGATCACGGGCACCGTATTGGAAAAATCCATGCTGGTGACACGCCTGAGAACGATCAAGAACGAAGAAATCACCATTCCCAATGCCACTGTCCTTTCCGGCCATACGGTCAATTATACCACTTCGGCAAAAGAGTTGGGGTTGATATTGCACACTGGGGTCACCATTGGCTATGATGTTCCCTGGCAAAAAGTGCATGACCTGCTTATCAAATCGGCCGAAGCGGCCGAGGGGGTGTTGAAAGGGGAAAACAAAAAACCCTTCGTGTTGCAAACAAGCCTGGATGACTTTTATGTGGCCTACCAATTGAATGCTTATACCGACCAACCTGAAAACATGGCGGCCATTTATTCCAATTTGCACCAACAGATACAAGACAAGTTTGCGGAAGCCGGTGTGGAGATCATGTCCCCGCATTATGGCGCCATACGGGATGGCAATGCCGTGAACCTCCCATCGGAATATTTGCCCAAAGACTACAAAGCCCCTTCCTTCAATGTATCGGGCCTGGGCGATAGGAAAAACGAAAAAACCTGA
- a CDS encoding mechanosensitive ion channel: MEAWFQSLDIPGWLRALIVVVGTIVLVRIVFILIKGRVQKTTRDQDGAYRTKKALDFVSYLIIILVLLFVYSKNLGGLSVALGVTGAGVAFALQEVIASVAGWIALMFGNFYRTGDRVQLGGIKGDVIDIGILRTTLMETGQWVDGDLYNGRIVRIANSFVFKEPVFNYSGDFPFLWDEIKIPIQYGSDYGMAQAILEKIATDQVAKNAEEGKRIWNKMVSKYLIEDAQLEPMVSLTANDNWVEFTLRYVVDYKSRRRTKHGLFSSILKEVAATSGKVRFGSATFEVVGVPELQIKRTPG; encoded by the coding sequence ATGGAGGCGTGGTTTCAATCCCTTGATATCCCCGGCTGGCTTCGTGCCCTTATTGTGGTGGTGGGCACCATTGTTTTGGTGCGTATTGTTTTCATCCTCATCAAGGGAAGGGTTCAAAAGACCACCCGGGACCAGGACGGTGCCTATCGGACAAAAAAGGCGTTGGACTTTGTCTCCTACTTGATCATCATTTTGGTGTTGCTGTTCGTCTACAGCAAAAACCTGGGAGGCCTATCGGTGGCCCTGGGGGTTACTGGTGCAGGGGTGGCGTTTGCCTTGCAGGAGGTGATTGCCAGTGTGGCGGGGTGGATAGCCCTTATGTTTGGAAATTTCTATAGGACGGGGGACCGTGTGCAATTGGGCGGTATAAAAGGGGACGTGATCGATATCGGCATCCTGCGCACTACGCTAATGGAAACGGGCCAATGGGTCGATGGGGACCTTTACAATGGCCGTATCGTGCGCATTGCCAATAGTTTTGTTTTTAAAGAACCTGTATTTAATTATTCTGGAGACTTCCCTTTCCTGTGGGACGAAATCAAAATACCCATTCAATATGGTAGCGATTATGGGATGGCCCAGGCCATATTGGAGAAAATAGCCACCGACCAGGTGGCAAAAAACGCGGAGGAGGGCAAGAGGATTTGGAACAAAATGGTAAGTAAGTACCTGATTGAAGACGCGCAACTTGAACCTATGGTCAGTTTAACGGCCAACGACAATTGGGTGGAGTTCACCCTTCGGTATGTAGTGGACTATAAAAGCCGGAGAAGGACCAAGCATGGTTTGTTTTCGTCCATCCTGAAAGAAGTGGCTGCCACCAGTGGAAAGGTAAGGTTTGGTTCAGCCACCTTTGAGGTGGTGGGGGTGCCTGAATTACAAATTAAAAGAACACCTGGCTAA
- a CDS encoding bifunctional GNAT family N-acetyltransferase/carbon-nitrogen hydrolase family protein: MKVEIGALKMADYLDLKESMLEAYKKWGAYWRENHIQKLIDIFPGGQICIKVDGKVVGTALSIIVDYDRFGDNHTYEQITGNYTFSTHDPKGNVLYGIEVFIHPEYRGMRLARRLYNARKELCEELNLRAIVAGGRLPNYSQFAEELTTKQYIEKVKLKQVYDPTLTFQLSNDFHVKKILKGYMPGDKESLEYAALIEWNNIYYDSKPKLYNSKKSNVRVALIQWQMRLFKDFDALVEQIEFFVDGASAYESDFILFPEYFHAPLMATHNDVPEAQAIRKLVDYTDRLHAKFKEFAVSYNANIITGSMPIIRDGKLYNVGWLCRRNGTSEMYEKLHVTPSERFEWGMAGGNSLKAFDTDCGKVGVLICYDVEFPEVSRLLADEGMNLLFVPFLTDTQNGYTRVKHCAQARAIENECFVAIAGCVGNLPKVHNMDIQYAQSAVFTPADFAFPTNAIKAEATPNSEMTLIADVDLDLLKDLHYNGSVRTLTDRRTDIYKLERVLPKSPGENGMATEAVAAEKKQ; this comes from the coding sequence ATGAAAGTAGAGATTGGGGCCCTTAAGATGGCCGACTATTTAGACCTGAAGGAAAGCATGCTGGAGGCATATAAAAAGTGGGGTGCTTACTGGAGGGAAAACCACATTCAAAAATTAATAGATATTTTCCCTGGTGGTCAGATTTGCATTAAAGTGGATGGCAAAGTGGTAGGCACGGCTTTGTCCATTATTGTGGACTATGACCGGTTTGGCGACAACCATACCTATGAGCAGATAACAGGAAACTATACGTTTTCCACACACGACCCAAAAGGCAACGTATTGTACGGCATTGAGGTGTTCATCCATCCCGAGTACCGCGGGATGCGGTTGGCCAGGCGGTTGTACAATGCCCGGAAGGAACTTTGCGAAGAGCTTAACCTGAGGGCGATCGTGGCGGGGGGCAGGCTCCCCAACTACAGCCAGTTTGCAGAAGAATTGACCACCAAGCAGTACATAGAAAAAGTTAAGCTTAAACAGGTATACGACCCTACGCTTACCTTCCAGCTTTCCAATGACTTTCACGTTAAGAAAATCCTGAAGGGGTACATGCCCGGAGACAAAGAGTCGTTGGAGTATGCCGCGTTGATTGAATGGAACAATATATACTATGACTCCAAGCCCAAGCTTTACAATAGCAAAAAGTCCAATGTAAGGGTGGCGCTCATCCAGTGGCAAATGCGGTTGTTCAAGGATTTTGATGCCCTGGTGGAACAAATCGAATTTTTTGTGGACGGGGCCTCGGCCTACGAGAGCGATTTTATCCTGTTCCCCGAATATTTCCATGCGCCTTTGATGGCCACGCACAACGATGTGCCGGAAGCCCAGGCCATAAGGAAGTTGGTGGATTATACCGACAGGCTTCACGCCAAGTTTAAGGAGTTTGCCGTTTCCTATAACGCCAACATCATCACCGGCAGCATGCCCATCATCCGCGATGGCAAGCTGTACAATGTGGGCTGGTTGTGCAGGAGGAATGGCACCTCTGAGATGTACGAAAAACTGCATGTGACGCCCAGCGAACGCTTTGAGTGGGGCATGGCCGGGGGCAACTCGTTAAAGGCTTTTGATACCGATTGCGGCAAGGTGGGCGTATTGATATGCTATGATGTGGAGTTCCCCGAGGTGTCAAGGTTGCTGGCGGACGAAGGGATGAACCTGCTGTTTGTGCCCTTCCTCACCGATACCCAAAACGGCTATACCCGGGTGAAACACTGCGCCCAGGCCAGGGCCATTGAAAATGAATGCTTTGTCGCCATTGCCGGTTGTGTGGGGAATTTGCCCAAGGTGCACAACATGGATATCCAATACGCACAGTCTGCCGTGTTTACCCCAGCCGATTTTGCATTTCCCACCAATGCCATCAAGGCAGAGGCCACGCCCAACTCGGAGATGACCCTTATTGCCGATGTGGACCTCGACTTGTTGAAGGACCTTCATTACAACGGTTCCGTACGCACGTTGACGGACAGGCGCACCGACATTTATAAATTGGAACGCGTCTTGCCCAAGTCACCAGGCGAAAATGGCATGGCCACCGAGGCAGTGGCAGCCGAAAAAAAGCAATAA
- the nhaA gene encoding Na+/H+ antiporter NhaA, whose amino-acid sequence MKNGKDLGLKVELVDRFIIGPSMRFINNSSASGIVLFSSAFLAILLANSPWSDAYHSLWKYQFSIGLDGFIISKDLHHWINDGLMAVFFFVVGLELKREIIGGGLSDVRSAVLPIGAAVGGMVFPALIYLAFNNEGPGADGWGIPMATDIAFSLGVLYLLGDRVPVSLKVFLTALAIADDIGAVLVIAFFYSSDINFTNLGIGAGFLAVLWIANGIGVRNTLFYALVGIAGLWLAFLMSGVHATIAAVLAAFAIPARTKVKEGHFADHMQHLIARFKNADPNNVSTLTKEQLNVLQDIRSYSKNAFTPIQRLEDNMHPLVAFVVMPIFAFSNAGVTLSGDFMAQLTGPVALGIMTGLLLGKVLGVVGVSEFMIKVFSVQLPKGMNKFHLWGAGFLAAIGFTMSLFIAGLAFKGELLIKEAKLGILMASLVASVLGYFLVKKGGQMEKGKN is encoded by the coding sequence ATGAAAAATGGGAAAGATTTAGGGTTAAAGGTAGAATTGGTTGATCGGTTTATCATAGGCCCATCAATGCGTTTTATAAACAATAGCTCGGCAAGCGGCATTGTGCTCTTCTCGTCTGCCTTTCTTGCCATTTTACTTGCCAATTCCCCTTGGTCAGATGCCTATCATTCGCTTTGGAAGTATCAATTTAGCATTGGATTGGATGGGTTTATCATTAGCAAAGACCTCCATCATTGGATCAATGACGGGTTGATGGCGGTATTCTTCTTTGTTGTAGGGCTAGAGTTGAAACGTGAAATTATAGGAGGAGGGTTGAGTGACGTGAGGTCGGCTGTTTTACCTATTGGCGCAGCAGTGGGAGGCATGGTTTTTCCGGCACTTATATACCTGGCATTTAATAATGAAGGACCAGGTGCTGATGGTTGGGGGATTCCCATGGCAACAGATATTGCATTTTCACTGGGTGTTTTGTATTTACTGGGTGATCGCGTTCCGGTCTCCCTTAAAGTGTTTTTGACCGCACTCGCAATAGCAGATGACATTGGTGCAGTGTTGGTGATAGCTTTTTTCTATAGTTCTGACATCAATTTTACCAACCTTGGCATTGGCGCAGGGTTTTTAGCAGTGCTTTGGATTGCCAATGGCATCGGGGTACGCAATACCCTATTCTATGCTTTGGTTGGGATTGCCGGTTTATGGTTGGCATTTCTTATGTCCGGGGTGCATGCTACGATTGCTGCCGTGCTGGCTGCGTTTGCCATCCCCGCCAGGACAAAGGTGAAAGAGGGCCACTTTGCCGATCATATGCAACACTTGATTGCCAGGTTCAAGAATGCAGATCCCAATAATGTAAGTACGCTCACCAAAGAGCAGCTTAACGTACTACAGGATATTAGGTCATATTCCAAAAATGCATTTACGCCCATTCAACGACTGGAAGACAATATGCACCCTCTTGTTGCTTTTGTGGTCATGCCCATTTTTGCATTTAGCAATGCAGGAGTCACCCTTTCCGGTGACTTCATGGCGCAGTTGACGGGCCCGGTGGCATTGGGCATAATGACAGGTTTACTATTAGGTAAAGTACTAGGGGTGGTAGGTGTAAGTGAATTCATGATAAAGGTATTTTCAGTGCAACTGCCCAAAGGCATGAACAAGTTTCATTTATGGGGGGCAGGTTTTCTCGCAGCAATAGGTTTTACTATGTCATTATTTATTGCTGGATTGGCTTTCAAAGGGGAGTTGTTGATTAAGGAAGCAAAACTTGGTATTTTGATGGCTTCCCTGGTGGCCAGTGTACTTGGTTATTTCCTAGTTAAGAAGGGTGGCCAAATGGAGAAAGGGAAAAATTAG
- a CDS encoding DoxX family protein — MPKPNRNKIIYGIATAWLALGMLSTGAGQIIKMKEGQGALDMMVHLGYPEYLLTLLGVWKILGVVAVLMPARRLFVNLLKEWAYAGFFFAMSGAVFSHLASGDPMASTLPSLLLLALTVVSWYFSPVNRKKLFVEPGNKK; from the coding sequence ATGCCAAAACCAAACCGAAACAAAATCATTTATGGGATAGCCACCGCCTGGCTTGCCCTGGGGATGCTCTCTACCGGGGCCGGGCAAATCATCAAAATGAAGGAAGGGCAAGGGGCACTGGACATGATGGTACATTTGGGCTATCCCGAATATTTACTGACCCTGTTGGGCGTTTGGAAAATCCTGGGCGTTGTGGCGGTGCTCATGCCCGCGAGGCGCTTGTTTGTGAATTTGTTAAAAGAGTGGGCCTATGCAGGTTTCTTTTTTGCCATGTCCGGGGCGGTATTTTCCCATTTGGCATCGGGCGATCCAATGGCCAGTACCCTTCCGTCCCTGTTGCTGCTTGCCCTTACGGTTGTGTCCTGGTATTTTAGCCCGGTAAACAGAAAAAAACTATTTGTGGAACCAGGGAATAAAAAATAA